In a single window of the Candidatus Peregrinibacteria bacterium genome:
- the tsf gene encoding translation elongation factor Ts, with product MTVTLDQIKELRGATGISTMQCKKALESSGGDVDAAIDALRKKGELKSAERADRKTSEGVIAIAEAGNKAAMIMLACETDFVARNDDFIAIAEEFANKVLSEGESVDLSAEMGELNIKMGERVEIADMKIVEAPVLGSYIHSNKKIGVIIGLSGGTEEQAKNVAMHAAANNPKVISPDEISEDVIAKEKEIWTEQLKNEGKPENIMANILIGKEKKFREEGAILTQPFVMNPEQTVKQYLEDATVEIMLRFAL from the coding sequence ATGACTGTAACATTAGACCAAATCAAAGAACTCAGAGGGGCAACCGGAATCTCTACAATGCAATGTAAAAAAGCACTCGAATCAAGCGGAGGAGACGTCGATGCTGCAATAGATGCATTACGCAAGAAAGGTGAATTAAAAAGTGCGGAACGTGCTGACCGTAAAACTTCTGAAGGTGTAATCGCCATAGCGGAAGCCGGTAACAAAGCTGCGATGATAATGCTTGCTTGTGAAACAGATTTCGTTGCAAGAAACGATGATTTCATTGCAATAGCGGAAGAGTTTGCAAATAAAGTACTTTCAGAAGGCGAAAGCGTTGATTTAAGTGCTGAAATGGGAGAACTTAACATAAAGATGGGAGAGAGAGTTGAGATCGCAGACATGAAAATAGTTGAAGCACCTGTGCTTGGAAGCTACATACATTCAAATAAGAAAATCGGAGTAATTATCGGACTTTCCGGAGGAACGGAAGAACAAGCAAAAAATGTTGCAATGCATGCGGCTGCTAACAATCCAAAAGTTATATCTCCGGATGAAATATCTGAAGACGTCATTGCAAAAGAAAAAGAAATCTGGACAGAGCAACTAAAAAACGAAGGTAAACCTGAAAATATTATGGCTAATATCTTGATCGGAAAAGAAAAGAAATTCCGTGAAGAAGGAGCTATTTTAACACAGCCGTTTGTTATGAACCCGGAGCAAACTGTGAAGCAA
- a CDS encoding chorismate mutase, translated as MAGDLQDLRSQIDAIDQSILQTLKKRNELVAQIGKVKKSMDVPVGNQELENQKLEKYTQTAEQLGVNQELVQNLFEEIFWDARRIQDEI; from the coding sequence ATGGCTGGAGATTTACAAGATTTACGTTCTCAGATTGATGCTATTGATCAGAGCATACTTCAAACCTTAAAAAAACGTAATGAGTTAGTAGCTCAGATCGGTAAGGTCAAAAAAAGTATGGATGTGCCCGTTGGAAACCAAGAATTGGAGAACCAAAAGCTTGAGAAATACACTCAAACTGCAGAGCAGCTTGGTGTAAATCAAGAGCTTGTACAAAATCTTTTTGAAGAAATTTTCTGGGACGCTCGAAGGATCCAGGATGAGATATAG
- a CDS encoding STAS domain-containing protein, with translation MTFVDLQISDLVSQTDKPAKLIKIKGQLDESNVDENSKKIYELIDANPNGVSFVFDFSELEYMNSKSIGYLTDWYGKLNAINGKVVIAAARDNIVDILQVVGLTQLIPCVGSVDEAKLQV, from the coding sequence ATGACATTCGTAGATTTACAAATAAGCGACCTAGTATCTCAAACAGACAAACCTGCTAAACTTATCAAAATAAAAGGGCAGTTGGATGAATCGAATGTGGATGAGAATTCTAAGAAAATATATGAACTTATAGATGCAAATCCTAATGGTGTTAGTTTTGTATTTGATTTTAGTGAACTTGAATACATGAATTCAAAATCAATTGGGTACCTTACTGATTGGTACGGGAAATTAAATGCCATAAATGGTAAAGTAGTTATTGCTGCCGCTCGTGATAATATCGTGGATATTCTTCAAGTAGTGGGCCTTACACAGCTTATCCCGTGTGTTGGAAGTGTGGATGAAGCTAAATTACAGGTGTAA
- a CDS encoding glycosyltransferase, producing MKSKLPKKFEGKKVAIVCDWLTNYAGAERVISAISEIFPEAPIYTSVYNERNMREFKGRNVKQSFLSHLPFAKEKHQLYITLMPYIFEAMDLDEYDLVISSSHACAKGVITSIDTIHVCYCHSPMRYVWDGCHEYVNSYGWYRWPFKWLIDRKLSGLRKWDRLAAERVDYFIANSKYVARRIKKYYEKEAEVIYPPVDIDKFERSEQPGQYYLAVGRLIPYKRFDLLVDTFNSLGLPLYIIGDGKEFANLKEKALDNVKLLGFVPDQDLQNYYANAKAFLFPQKEDFGITAIEAMSCGKPVIAFGEGGAIETIIDGKTGVLFEEQSVSCLSKAVKRFEKLDKEGKLDSVNIRKQAEKFSKERFQSEIIAFLEKLL from the coding sequence ATGAAATCAAAATTACCAAAAAAATTTGAAGGTAAAAAAGTCGCTATAGTATGCGATTGGCTTACTAATTATGCGGGTGCTGAGCGGGTTATATCTGCGATTTCCGAGATATTTCCTGAAGCGCCTATATATACAAGTGTATATAATGAGCGGAATATGCGTGAATTTAAAGGGCGAAACGTGAAGCAGTCATTTCTCTCGCATCTTCCTTTTGCAAAAGAAAAGCATCAACTTTATATAACTCTTATGCCATATATTTTTGAGGCAATGGATTTGGATGAATATGACCTTGTTATTTCTTCAAGCCATGCTTGCGCCAAAGGTGTGATTACCTCTATAGATACTATCCATGTATGTTATTGTCATTCTCCAATGCGTTATGTTTGGGATGGGTGTCATGAATATGTGAATTCTTATGGTTGGTATAGATGGCCTTTTAAATGGTTGATTGATCGTAAATTATCAGGCCTACGTAAATGGGATAGGCTTGCGGCTGAGCGAGTTGATTATTTTATTGCTAATTCTAAGTATGTTGCGAGGCGTATTAAGAAATATTATGAAAAAGAGGCTGAAGTTATTTATCCTCCTGTGGATATAGATAAATTTGAACGATCAGAGCAGCCGGGACAGTACTACCTTGCGGTAGGCAGGCTTATTCCGTATAAACGTTTCGACTTGCTCGTAGACACCTTCAATAGCCTTGGTTTACCTCTCTATATAATTGGAGATGGTAAGGAATTTGCTAATTTAAAAGAAAAAGCTTTGGACAATGTGAAATTGCTTGGTTTTGTGCCGGATCAGGATCTCCAAAATTATTATGCTAATGCGAAGGCATTTTTGTTTCCGCAAAAAGAGGATTTTGGTATTACGGCTATAGAGGCTATGTCTTGCGGCAAGCCGGTGATTGCGTTTGGAGAGGGTGGGGCGATCGAGACAATAATCGATGGAAAAACGGGAGTTCTTTTTGAAGAGCAATCTGTAAGTTGTTTGAGTAAGGCCGTTAAGAGATTTGAAAAACTTGATAAAGAGGGCAAATTGGATTCTGTAAATATAAGGAAACAGGCAGAAAAGTTTTCTAAAGAGAGATTTCAGAGTGAGATTATCGCATTTTTGGAAAAGCTTTTATAA
- the rpsB gene encoding 30S ribosomal protein S2, protein MTVQAMLKEMLENAVHFGHKTSKWNPQMKKFIHSSRDGIHIIDLTLTAKKLEEAMQFLAKASSEGASILFVGTKPQSYEIIKETAKTCGAHYIIKKWVPGTLTNFSTIKTRIKRLKELKKENEENAFSKYTKKEKGDMMKEIETLEDAFGGVEDLKDQPKVLIVADAKRDVIALTEAKKLGIPTVAIVDTNADPKLVKYPVPGNDDAIKSLKYLFSKFEEAIMKGKKGSAKKGEDDKKTEEVAA, encoded by the coding sequence ATGACAGTTCAAGCGATGCTCAAAGAAATGCTCGAGAACGCAGTACATTTCGGGCACAAGACCTCTAAATGGAATCCACAGATGAAGAAATTCATCCACAGTTCAAGAGATGGTATCCATATCATTGATTTAACTCTGACTGCAAAAAAGCTAGAAGAAGCTATGCAGTTTTTGGCAAAAGCATCAAGCGAAGGAGCTAGTATACTTTTCGTAGGTACAAAGCCACAAAGTTACGAAATCATTAAAGAAACTGCAAAAACATGTGGTGCGCATTATATAATCAAAAAATGGGTACCTGGTACTTTGACAAATTTTTCAACTATCAAAACACGTATCAAACGTCTAAAAGAATTGAAAAAAGAAAATGAAGAGAATGCTTTCAGCAAATACACTAAAAAGGAAAAAGGGGACATGATGAAAGAAATAGAAACTCTCGAAGATGCATTCGGAGGGGTTGAGGATTTAAAAGATCAACCAAAAGTGTTAATAGTTGCCGATGCGAAAAGGGATGTTATAGCCCTAACTGAAGCAAAAAAGCTTGGAATACCAACTGTGGCTATAGTAGACACAAATGCAGATCCAAAATTGGTTAAATATCCGGTGCCTGGAAATGACGATGCGATAAAATCACTAAAATATTTATTTTCAAAATTTGAGGAAGCTATTATGAAAGGAAAAAAGGGTAGCGCAAAGAAGGGTGAAGATGATAAAAAGACTGAGGAAGTCGCAGCGTAA
- a CDS encoding AI-2E family transporter, translating to MAMQTHFEKFMSHTKKLKKRVEKLTNKARDEKPKKAVALPKSKKIEKVVVELSMASVAKATLLIILLYVLSQFLASIQQILILFFVALFLSAALDPTVDKLQSKKIPRAIGVLLIYFTIFIFLFFFISQLIPLIGRQVGDLANKVTEFITNITSNGRTDLPFENQWRPFVDDFFKTVDKDTLIGNLQKGLEYVALQLKGIAGNTWTALTVVFNGLLNALIVLVLAFFMVLEEDDSERFLRSLFPSKYSDYIVTKTGEVKDKVGDWLRGQIVLSITMGVITGLGFFIMGVEYAATLGMIAAIAEFLPMIGPAITFLAAALIASNQSLWLVLIVAAWCLFMQVLEGNVLIPLIMKKAIGLSPVIIILAMLIGFQFLGLLGIIIALPVATVISIFIEDYTRKNK from the coding sequence ATGGCAATGCAAACACATTTCGAGAAATTCATGAGTCACACAAAGAAACTAAAAAAACGTGTGGAGAAATTAACCAATAAGGCAAGGGATGAAAAACCAAAGAAAGCTGTTGCTTTACCAAAGAGTAAGAAAATAGAGAAAGTGGTTGTGGAATTGTCTATGGCTAGCGTTGCTAAAGCAACGCTCCTAATCATTTTGCTATATGTATTATCTCAATTTCTAGCATCAATTCAACAAATTCTAATACTTTTCTTCGTCGCTTTATTCCTATCAGCGGCACTTGACCCAACTGTAGACAAGTTACAAAGTAAAAAAATCCCACGTGCTATCGGAGTATTGCTCATATATTTCACCATCTTCATATTTTTATTCTTCTTTATATCTCAACTAATACCGCTAATTGGAAGACAAGTTGGGGATCTTGCAAACAAAGTGACAGAATTTATAACAAACATTACTTCAAATGGAAGGACAGACCTACCGTTCGAAAATCAATGGAGACCATTTGTCGATGATTTCTTTAAAACAGTTGATAAAGACACTCTTATAGGTAATTTACAAAAAGGTCTTGAATACGTCGCCTTACAATTAAAAGGTATAGCCGGTAATACATGGACAGCTCTAACTGTGGTATTTAACGGACTATTAAATGCACTTATCGTACTCGTACTTGCCTTCTTCATGGTTCTGGAAGAGGACGACAGTGAACGCTTCCTAAGATCACTTTTTCCATCAAAATACAGCGATTATATAGTTACAAAAACAGGCGAAGTAAAAGACAAAGTTGGAGACTGGTTACGTGGACAAATAGTACTCTCAATAACTATGGGAGTGATTACCGGACTTGGGTTTTTCATTATGGGTGTAGAGTACGCGGCAACTCTTGGTATGATAGCCGCCATAGCCGAATTCTTACCAATGATAGGGCCTGCAATTACATTCTTAGCTGCCGCATTGATTGCTTCAAACCAATCACTATGGCTAGTATTGATAGTCGCTGCATGGTGCCTATTTATGCAAGTGCTGGAAGGTAACGTACTTATTCCACTAATCATGAAAAAAGCTATTGGACTGAGCCCTGTTATCATAATATTGGCAATGCTTATAGGTTTCCAATTCCTGGGACTACTCGGAATTATAATCGCATTACCGGTTGCAACCGTGATCAGTATATTTATCGAAGATTACACAAGAAAAAACAAATAG
- a CDS encoding glycosyltransferase: MVKIIDIRALQGAGRSGVPVYIEGFLYDLFIEKKENEQSPIILWINSAKDIVLPNFIDDYIHLPNVCLVHTKVPNKILNVCCSLFRRPRIDRLRGLRNVLRGFDDDVEFIVLDPRPAPVSNKVKKTIVVHDLSPIKFPHFFSLKSKLWFLFLRLRKELKEAYKIYAVSQFTESEIKGLDSSLRDKITVQYPITLLNDSRVHLSEEFLTEILEKYKIPNQPFLFTISTLEPRKNIETLIKKFLNGDFPKYEYLVISGKKNERIFDTIKYRTHPSIIFTGFISEEEKLAFYNLASGFACLSHYEGYGIPIRDAMNFKLPLILSDIPVFHEITQGYDDLTWVQL; this comes from the coding sequence ATGGTTAAAATAATTGACATTCGGGCGCTTCAAGGGGCGGGGAGATCAGGGGTTCCGGTCTATATTGAAGGATTTTTATACGATTTGTTCATAGAAAAAAAAGAAAATGAACAAAGTCCGATCATACTTTGGATTAATTCTGCTAAAGACATCGTTTTACCAAATTTTATTGATGATTATATTCATTTGCCGAATGTATGCTTGGTTCATACGAAGGTTCCGAATAAAATTTTAAATGTTTGCTGTAGTTTGTTTCGCCGGCCGCGGATAGATAGGTTGCGCGGCTTGAGGAATGTACTTCGTGGCTTTGATGATGATGTAGAGTTCATCGTGCTTGATCCGCGGCCGGCTCCAGTCTCAAATAAAGTAAAAAAAACTATAGTTGTACATGATCTGAGCCCTATAAAGTTCCCACATTTCTTTTCACTTAAGTCTAAATTATGGTTTTTGTTTTTAAGACTTAGAAAAGAGTTGAAGGAAGCATATAAAATATATGCTGTTTCACAATTTACCGAATCTGAAATCAAAGGACTTGATTCTTCTCTGAGAGACAAGATCACTGTTCAATATCCGATTACGTTGCTCAATGATAGTCGTGTGCATTTGTCTGAAGAATTTTTGACGGAAATTTTAGAGAAATATAAAATTCCAAATCAGCCTTTTTTGTTTACAATCTCAACTCTTGAGCCTCGTAAAAATATAGAAACTTTGATTAAGAAATTTTTGAATGGCGATTTCCCGAAATATGAATATTTGGTAATCTCAGGCAAAAAAAATGAACGAATTTTTGACACTATTAAATATAGGACTCATCCTTCGATAATTTTCACAGGTTTTATTTCCGAGGAAGAGAAATTGGCTTTTTATAATCTCGCTTCCGGATTTGCGTGCCTCTCTCATTATGAAGGGTACGGAATACCGATTAGGGATGCGATGAACTTCAAATTACCACTGATACTGAGTGATATCCCGGTGTTTCATGAAATAACACAAGGTTATGATGACCTTACTTGGGTGCAGTTATAG
- a CDS encoding ATP-binding protein, whose protein sequence is MSDSSNIYEDAQRAMDGRLATDVAVKQPVATYLEAHAAAATGPAETRISIILPTTAYFMSGVRDFTMTIVQNMTGFSGKWAYRFQSIVDELCNNAIEHGSAPGKEVKVTFISRAGESVFVCVEDTGTGPSQVNAEEMYVLVKDRQAQLASNTYSGIRGRGLAQIVSQWTDELKFDNIDGGGLKVCVIKKLDSSEDNNNSYQNTIKLQ, encoded by the coding sequence GTGAGTGATTCCTCTAATATATATGAAGATGCGCAGAGAGCGATGGACGGTCGTCTTGCTACTGATGTTGCGGTAAAGCAGCCGGTTGCGACGTATTTGGAAGCTCATGCGGCGGCAGCAACCGGTCCTGCAGAGACTAGAATTTCTATTATTTTGCCAACTACAGCTTATTTTATGTCCGGAGTTCGTGATTTTACTATGACGATTGTTCAAAATATGACCGGATTTTCTGGGAAATGGGCGTATAGATTTCAATCTATAGTAGATGAGCTTTGTAATAATGCGATTGAACATGGATCAGCTCCCGGCAAAGAAGTGAAAGTGACTTTTATAAGTAGAGCGGGGGAGAGTGTATTTGTTTGTGTGGAAGATACCGGTACCGGGCCATCACAAGTTAATGCTGAGGAAATGTATGTACTTGTGAAGGATAGGCAAGCGCAACTTGCCTCAAATACTTATTCCGGTATTCGTGGTCGAGGCCTTGCTCAGATAGTTTCTCAATGGACTGACGAGTTAAAATTTGATAATATAGATGGAGGTGGATTAAAAGTGTGTGTTATCAAGAAGTTGGATTCATCTGAAGATAATAATAATTCATATCAAAATACAATAAAATTACAATAA